TCCAAGCTGCTGTTCGACCAGGTGCTGCGCACCCGCATGGACACGCTCAAGTCCCAGGTCGTGGGCCTGCGCTACTTCAATGTCTACGGTCCGCATGAACAGCACAAGGGGCGCATGGCCTCGGTCGCCTTCCACAACATGAACCAGTTCCTGGAACATGGCCATGTGCGGCTGTTCGCGGGCTGGGACGGCTATGTGGACGGCGGCCAGAGCCGCGACTTCATTTCGGTGGAGGACGTGGTGGCCGTGAACCTGCACTTCCTGGACAACCCGGGCACGTCGGGCATCTTCAACTGCGGCACGGGCCGCGCACAGCCGTTCAACGACGTGGCCGCCGCGGTGGTCAACACGCTGCGCGCCGAGCGCGGCGAGGCCGAGCTGTCGCTGGCGCAGCTGGTGGAACTGGACCTGATCCGCTATATCCCGTTCCCGGACGACCTCAAGGGACGCTATCAGAGCTATACCCAGGCAGATGTGTCGCGCCTGCGTGCCGCCGGTTTCACCGCGCCCATGCGCGACGTGCAGACGGGCGTGGCCGAGTACGTGCGCTACTGGCGCGCCCGCAAGTAAGCCGTTGCCGGATGCCGGCCTTGCCGGGCCGGAACAAGCCGCCGCCATGCCTGGTCATGCCGGCGGTTTTTTCGTGGGAAGCCGGAGCATTCCCGGCACGCGTATTTGCCGACGTGGATGTTTCCGTTCACCGCCGCGCCGCCAGCTGCCGGCGATCGCCATGATTTGCGGGTGGCGCGACAACCGTCGCGTCCGCTTCCTTTCAGGAGATCCGCATGCGTGCATACGCTGTTCTATCCAACGTCTCGTCCCGGCTGGCCGCCATTCCCTCCATCCTGAGGCAGGCGTCCGGCCGCCGTCCGGCGCCGCGCCCGCCGTCCGGGCATCAGGCCGACGCCGCCCCGCATCTGCCTGATGCCCGACTGGCCAAGGCGCCGCGCCCGGGTGCGATGTCCCTGCCGGGCTGGCCCTGGCGCACGCCATGGCGCCGTCCCCGCGGCCTGAGCCGGGTCATGGGCGGATCGATATGGCGTCTGTTGGCGGCGGCGGGTATGGCGCTAGCGGCGGCCACGGCCTCGGCCGTCGACGTCAACAGCGCCACCGCGCAGCAGCTGGAGTCGGTCAGCGGGATCGGCCCGAGCACCGCGCGGACCATCGTGCAGGAGCGCGAACGCGCCGGCGCCTTCGAATCGCTGGACGATCTGGCCGAGCGCGTGCGCGGCATCGGCCCGAAGAAGGCCAAGGCGTTGCAGGCCGCCGGGCTGACGGTGGGCGGCGCCGACGGCGCCGCGCAGAATGCCGCGCAAGGCGCCGCCACGCCGGCGGGCAAGGGCGGCGCGCCGGCTGGCGCGGCCCAGTCCGCCAAGGGTGGGGCCGCCGCGAAGGCCAGGCAGTAAGCCATGCCGTCCTTCACGTTCCCGGGCGTGAAGGGCGG
The Achromobacter sp. AONIH1 DNA segment above includes these coding regions:
- the rfaD gene encoding ADP-glyceromanno-heptose 6-epimerase gives rise to the protein MIIVTGAAGFIGSNLVRGLNRRGITDILAVDDLTEGDKFVNLVDCKIADYMDKDDFRRRVLDGSLSHVRAVLHQGACSDTTERNGRYMLDNNYRVTLELLEFCQARAIPFIYASSAAVYGGSSVYVEDPANEGPLNVYGYSKLLFDQVLRTRMDTLKSQVVGLRYFNVYGPHEQHKGRMASVAFHNMNQFLEHGHVRLFAGWDGYVDGGQSRDFISVEDVVAVNLHFLDNPGTSGIFNCGTGRAQPFNDVAAAVVNTLRAERGEAELSLAQLVELDLIRYIPFPDDLKGRYQSYTQADVSRLRAAGFTAPMRDVQTGVAEYVRYWRARK
- a CDS encoding helix-hairpin-helix domain-containing protein, which produces MRAYAVLSNVSSRLAAIPSILRQASGRRPAPRPPSGHQADAAPHLPDARLAKAPRPGAMSLPGWPWRTPWRRPRGLSRVMGGSIWRLLAAAGMALAAATASAVDVNSATAQQLESVSGIGPSTARTIVQERERAGAFESLDDLAERVRGIGPKKAKALQAAGLTVGGADGAAQNAAQGAATPAGKGGAPAGAAQSAKGGAAAKARQ